A genomic segment from Oncorhynchus clarkii lewisi isolate Uvic-CL-2024 chromosome 14, UVic_Ocla_1.0, whole genome shotgun sequence encodes:
- the LOC139365975 gene encoding kelch repeat and BTB domain-containing protein 13 — protein MEASRSQGLERAAEAQSESPKLGEGAQQAGSLRVRLEGSVLTVDRALLEQCSEYFRALFRSGMRESQEDELHLKGGVHARGFLIAMAVCRGEKLSLQDPEELIEAVECAAFLQVASLSQHLCDIIDSDNCLLLYHAAAIFGLPNLFHCAALFLCDAYSDLKGEATSTLPEELVLYAESLSPASFVALGTHSPSMELLKDSFRTVCYLDEVEGEWRHLTDLPTHASTSMAGIAVLDNRLYVVGGIYGYGKGTVDGGFCYDPGTSTWSVLPGPQQPRADFTLLGHEGKLYAIGGEHQKITMSSAEAYDVATGEWAFVQSAPRPVAAVACAIARRRMFVCFWRPPDTTDIYEYIPAKDEWMLATTMIRPQSYGHCMVAHRDNLYVMRNGPSDDFLRCLMDRYNITTGQWTAIPGSYINTKGALFTAMVRGDSVFTVKHMLTLEYTIAGDTWKPRRETKKGFPKSGSLWTCLLRLPKAGL, from the coding sequence ATGGAGGCCTCCAGAAGCCAGGGACTCGAAAGAGCTGCCGAAGCCCAAAGTGAGAGCCCCAAGCTGGGGGAGGGAGCACAGCAGGCAGGCTCTCTGAGGGTAAGGTTGGAAGGGAGCGTTTTAACTGTGGACCGGGCTTTGCTGGAGCAGTGCAGCGAGTACTTCCGCGCCCTGTTCCGGTCTGGCATGAGGGAGAGCCAGGAGGATGAGCTGCATCTGAAAGGAGGAGTGCATGCACGGGGTTTCCTGATTGCTATGGCAGTGTGCAGGGGCGAGAAACTTTCTCTACAGGACCCGGAAGAACTAATAGAGGCTGTGGAATGTGCTGCCTTTCTCCAGGTGGCGTCACTGTCCCAGCATCTCTGCGATATCATTGACTCTGACAACTGCCTCCTGCTCTACCACGCAGCGGCCATCTTTGGTCTACCCAACCTGTTccactgtgctgccctgttccTCTGCGACGCCTATAGTGACCTGAAGGGGGAGGCAACAAGCACTCTACCTGAGGAGTTGGTACTGTATGCAGAGTCTTTGTCGCCAGCATCTTTCGTCGCTTTGGGAACCCACTCACCCTCTATGGAGCTGCTGAAGGACTCCTTTAGGACTGTGTGTTACCTGGACgaggtggagggagagtggaggcaCCTAACAGACCTCCCCACCCACGCCAGCACCTCCATGGCGGGCATCGCCGTCCTGGACAACCGGCTGTATGTGGTGGGGGGTATTTACGGCTATGGCAAAGGCACGGTGGACGGCGGCTTCTGCTACGACCCAGGGACGAGTACGTGGAGCGTGCTTCCTGGACCCCAACAGCCCCGTGCCGACTTCACCCTTCTGGGGCACGAGGGGAAGTTGTACGCCATCGGCGGTGAGCACCAGAAAATAACCATGTCCTCCGCCGAGGCTTATGATGTAGCCACAGGAGAATGGGCGTTCGTGCAGTCCGCACCACGGCCTGTGGCAGCTGTGGCATGTGCCATCGCACGAAGGCggatgtttgtgtgtttctggaGGCCGCCAGACACCACGGATATCTACGAGTACATCCCGGCGAAGGACGAGTGGATGTTAGCCACCACGATGATAAGGCCACAGAGTTACGGACACTGTATGGTGGCCCACAGGGACAATTTGTATGTGATGCGCAATGGGCCCTCGGACGACTTCCTACGCTGCCTCATGGACCGTTACAACATCACCACGGGACAGTGGACCGCTATACCAGGAAGTTACATCAACACTAAGGGGGCACTGTTCACCGCCATGGTCAGGGGTGACTCTGTGTTCACGGTCAAACACATGCTAACTCTGGAGTATACCATTGCTGGGGACACATGGAAACCCCGTAGGGAGACGAAGAAAGGCTTTCCCAAGAGTGGCTCACTATGGACATGCTTACTGAGGCTTCCCAAGGCTGGCCTGTAA